The following are from one region of the Bacteroidota bacterium genome:
- a CDS encoding PAS domain S-box protein, whose amino-acid sequence MELKDLFNINFNEPCAILLSFIPAAINLFILIYISATLPQSRTTVTFSFFVLLLGLWQITDGFAHASNSTQNAVEWFRISGQPCLYTMPLGIIFILRFTEWDKKFSSIPISLFLFFPAIIFEMSTTARLGLYKITKSEQFKWIISPEPELITVITYTWICTMALLMLILLWVYYIKTKNNKRKQNQALLLLLGFSFPVIGGIVLEAILPLVFRVDSIPLTTALMTTFSVASLIAVKKYKLFDYSPKHQWSRIVEAINEGIVIVDNNDCIVYANKKYCEMVKYSYEELQGMHAHTLFTDATSTSQSNNEFLTKKDEAAGQRQAIMKTKYQETIHVLVSNAPYLDRNGNTMGSIGIHMEITQLTETQQKLKDKIKEINLFFYKTSHDLKTPVCSMNGLLAYYDECDNPQETVNYMKQCAQKLSAILDRISQVPDLHEENIFIEKINIEKKIETILKEIKETRGETGNIKIKTNTGGIIMESEKYPIQLILKNIIDNAVLFYDPAKSNPHVNISVYKGRKYYKIKVSDNGQGMSTEARKKAFEMFYKGTDKSTGEGLGLYIVKNAVERLQGKITLNSRINTGTVVVVYIPIPPSATNKMKYAIPENIEPSNLTLFPI is encoded by the coding sequence ATGGAACTGAAAGACTTATTTAATATAAATTTTAACGAGCCGTGTGCAATATTACTATCATTTATTCCCGCAGCTATTAACCTATTTATACTTATTTATATTTCTGCTACCCTGCCTCAAAGCAGAACAACAGTTACATTTTCATTTTTTGTTCTTTTATTGGGGCTGTGGCAAATAACCGATGGATTTGCCCATGCAAGTAATTCAACCCAGAATGCGGTGGAATGGTTTAGAATATCAGGACAACCCTGCTTGTATACGATGCCTTTGGGAATAATCTTTATCCTAAGATTTACGGAGTGGGACAAAAAATTCTCAAGTATTCCGATTTCTTTATTTTTATTTTTTCCCGCCATCATTTTTGAAATGAGCACTACCGCAAGGCTTGGTTTATACAAAATAACAAAGTCAGAACAGTTCAAGTGGATAATAAGTCCCGAACCAGAACTGATTACAGTAATAACTTATACCTGGATATGTACAATGGCACTATTAATGCTTATTCTTTTATGGGTTTATTATATCAAAACAAAAAACAATAAAAGAAAACAAAACCAGGCTCTTCTATTACTGCTTGGGTTTTCTTTTCCGGTTATCGGGGGAATCGTGTTAGAGGCAATTCTTCCTCTTGTATTTCGGGTCGATTCAATTCCATTGACAACTGCATTGATGACAACCTTTTCAGTCGCCTCCCTTATTGCTGTTAAAAAGTACAAATTGTTTGACTATTCCCCCAAGCATCAATGGAGTAGAATAGTGGAGGCCATTAATGAAGGTATAGTGATAGTTGACAATAACGACTGTATTGTATATGCAAATAAAAAATATTGCGAAATGGTTAAGTATTCCTATGAAGAACTGCAGGGAATGCATGCTCATACGTTGTTCACAGATGCTACTTCCACATCTCAAAGCAACAACGAATTTTTAACCAAAAAAGACGAAGCGGCCGGACAACGCCAGGCAATTATGAAAACAAAATACCAGGAAACAATTCATGTTTTGGTAAGCAATGCTCCTTACCTGGATAGAAACGGAAATACAATGGGTTCGATTGGGATTCATATGGAGATAACACAATTAACAGAGACACAACAAAAACTTAAAGACAAAATAAAAGAAATAAACCTGTTTTTTTACAAAACCTCTCACGATCTCAAAACCCCCGTTTGTTCAATGAATGGCTTGTTGGCATATTATGACGAATGTGACAACCCGCAGGAAACCGTTAATTATATGAAACAGTGCGCACAAAAATTATCGGCAATACTAGATCGTATTTCACAGGTACCAGATCTTCACGAGGAAAATATATTTATTGAAAAAATAAATATTGAAAAAAAAATAGAAACTATTTTAAAGGAAATCAAAGAAACAAGGGGGGAAACAGGTAACATCAAAATAAAAACAAATACAGGAGGAATTATAATGGAATCGGAAAAATATCCGATACAACTTATTCTAAAAAATATTATTGATAATGCTGTATTGTTTTACGATCCTGCAAAATCCAATCCGCATGTAAATATTTCAGTTTATAAAGGACGAAAGTATTACAAAATAAAGGTATCTGACAATGGACAAGGCATGTCAACCGAAGCTCGGAAAAAAGCATTCGAAATGTTTTACAAAGGCACTGATAAATCAACAGGAGAAGGTCTTGGTTTGTATATTGTAAAAAACGCCGTTGAAAGACTGCAGGGAAAAATAACTTTAAACAGCAGAATAAATACAGGAACTGTAGTGGTCGTTTATATCCCTATACCTCCGTCTGCAACAAATAAAATGAAGTATGCAATACCTGAAAATATTGAGCCATCGAACCTGACTTTATTTCCCATTTAA
- a CDS encoding ABC transporter ATPase codes for MKTVDQLPPHSRIWIYQSVRELTTTEVAEIKTNALSFLDQWTSHGNNMDAAIDVLYNRFVIIAVDEQTAPASGCGIDKSVRFIQDVEKQFNVSLLDRMHVAYKAGDSIRSCSLSEFEKLINTRQVDENTIVFNNLVSTLAELKTNWQIPLKQSWHRQMFIGK; via the coding sequence ATGAAAACAGTCGATCAACTTCCACCACATAGTCGCATCTGGATATATCAAAGTGTCCGAGAACTTACTACAACAGAAGTAGCCGAAATAAAAACAAACGCCCTTTCGTTTTTAGATCAATGGACATCGCATGGAAACAACATGGATGCCGCTATTGATGTTTTATACAATCGTTTTGTAATTATTGCAGTTGACGAGCAAACGGCGCCTGCAAGCGGTTGTGGTATTGATAAATCGGTGCGTTTTATACAGGATGTGGAAAAACAATTCAATGTGTCTTTGCTTGATCGGATGCATGTGGCCTATAAGGCAGGGGATTCAATACGCTCCTGTTCGTTGTCAGAGTTCGAAAAGCTGATCAATACCAGGCAGGTTGATGAGAATACAATTGTATTTAACAACCTCGTTTCTACGCTTGCCGAATTAAAAACTAATTGGCAAATTCCTTTAAAACAGAGCTGGCACAGGCAGATGTTCATTGGTAAGTAG